The proteins below come from a single Mucilaginibacter mali genomic window:
- the rpsO gene encoding 30S ribosomal protein S15: MYLSKEAKAEIFAKHGGVATNTGSTEAQVALFTTRIAHLTGHLKKNRKDFSTQLSLQKLVGKRRGLLAYLYKKDIARYRAIIKALELRDIIK, encoded by the coding sequence ATGTATTTAAGTAAAGAAGCAAAGGCAGAGATCTTTGCAAAACACGGTGGCGTTGCTACCAACACTGGTTCAACCGAAGCACAAGTTGCTTTATTCACCACCCGCATCGCGCATTTAACCGGCCACCTGAAAAAAAACCGTAAGGATTTTTCAACCCAGTTATCGCTGCAAAAATTAGTAGGTAAACGCCGTGGTTTATTGGCTTACCTGTACAAAAAAGACATTGCAAGGTATCGTGCTATCATCAAAGCTTTAGAGCTAAGGGATATCATTAAATAA
- a CDS encoding glycoside hydrolase family 28 protein, translating into MKNILKWPAIAALSLLFPTYYAAAQQTAAHDMDYYIAHAPFKMPAVTEPKFAGKIFNIKDYGAIGDGQTLNTTAIDKAITACNAAGGGTVLVPPGLWLTGPIEMKSNVNLHTERGTLVTFTTDHTQYPVIDGKTKVLLSGNKLENVAITGEGIFDGGGDTWRPLKKSKASPTLWADMLKAGGVVSKDGSMLWPTKEGMNGEEYLKTLKGKTNLTEKDYLPARDFLRPALASITNSKNVLFDGPTFKNSPQFALNPKGCTNMIIRNVTIFNEYHAQNGDAIDLSSCKNAVVYHCTVHAGDDGICMKSSGGKGDALNDPALKNIIIADCIVYHAHGGFVIGSNTDGGMQNVYVTNCNFVNTDIGIRVKSSRGRGGPVHDIYVDNIYMHDILNEAVLFSTYYEDEKPGEPGQKFEVNAKTPIFKDFYLSHIYGSGAKSAISITGLPEMPVSKLHFSDIVLSADKGVDITEASDIDLKNVKILSPQKNLFTANNAWNISLDNIGFTDKVSTFINVSGEKSKAINITGSNLKSVKEAVKAGAGSSIGVVAVK; encoded by the coding sequence ATGAAGAATATCCTGAAATGGCCGGCCATTGCCGCGTTATCTCTGTTGTTCCCTACATATTATGCCGCCGCCCAGCAAACTGCCGCGCACGATATGGATTATTACATAGCACACGCTCCATTCAAAATGCCGGCTGTTACCGAACCGAAGTTTGCCGGTAAGATCTTCAATATAAAAGATTACGGAGCCATTGGCGATGGGCAAACCCTCAATACCACGGCTATTGATAAAGCTATCACCGCCTGCAATGCTGCCGGAGGCGGTACTGTGCTGGTGCCGCCCGGCCTGTGGCTTACCGGCCCCATCGAGATGAAAAGCAACGTAAACCTGCATACCGAACGCGGCACGCTGGTTACCTTCACTACCGATCATACCCAATATCCTGTTATCGATGGCAAAACCAAAGTGCTGCTGTCGGGTAATAAACTGGAGAACGTGGCCATTACCGGCGAGGGCATCTTCGATGGTGGCGGCGATACCTGGCGGCCGCTAAAGAAAAGCAAGGCCTCGCCCACCCTCTGGGCCGATATGCTGAAGGCCGGAGGCGTGGTAAGTAAAGACGGCAGCATGCTTTGGCCCACCAAAGAAGGAATGAACGGCGAAGAATATCTGAAAACCCTGAAAGGCAAAACCAACCTTACCGAAAAGGATTACCTGCCCGCCCGCGATTTCCTGCGCCCGGCGCTGGCCTCTATCACCAATAGCAAAAATGTGCTGTTCGATGGGCCTACCTTTAAAAACTCGCCCCAGTTTGCGCTGAACCCCAAAGGCTGCACCAATATGATCATCCGCAACGTGACCATATTTAATGAGTATCATGCCCAAAACGGCGACGCAATAGACCTGTCGTCCTGCAAAAACGCGGTGGTATACCATTGCACTGTTCACGCCGGCGATGACGGCATCTGCATGAAATCGAGCGGTGGCAAAGGCGACGCACTGAACGATCCGGCCCTGAAGAACATTATTATTGCCGATTGCATTGTGTACCACGCCCACGGTGGCTTCGTGATCGGCAGTAATACCGATGGCGGCATGCAGAATGTTTATGTAACCAACTGCAACTTTGTGAATACCGATATCGGTATCCGTGTAAAAAGCAGCCGCGGCCGCGGCGGACCAGTACATGATATTTATGTCGATAACATCTACATGCACGATATCCTGAACGAAGCCGTGCTGTTCAGCACCTATTATGAGGATGAAAAACCGGGCGAACCCGGTCAGAAATTTGAGGTGAATGCTAAGACGCCGATATTTAAGGATTTTTACCTTAGCCATATTTACGGCAGCGGGGCCAAATCGGCCATATCTATAACCGGTTTGCCCGAAATGCCGGTGAGTAAGCTGCACTTCAGCGATATAGTGTTATCTGCTGATAAAGGTGTGGATATAACCGAAGCCAGCGACATCGACCTGAAGAATGTAAAGATCTTGTCGCCACAAAAAAACTTATTTACAGCTAACAACGCCTGGAATATCAGCCTGGATAACATTGGCTTTACCGATAAGGTGAGCACCTTTATTAATGTAAGCGGCGAGAAAAGCAAGGCCATCAATATTACTGGCAGCAATTTAAAAAGTGTGAAGGAAGCGGTGAAGGCCGGGGCGGGAAGTTCGATTGGTGTAGTGGCGGTGAAGTAA
- the pnp gene encoding polyribonucleotide nucleotidyltransferase, which translates to MSLNVIKKVIDLGDGRTIEIETGKLAKQAHGSVVVKMGDTMLLATVVSSFEAKEGVDFLPLSVDYQEKYAATGRIPGGFLRREARLSDYEVLISRLVDRALRPLFPEDYHADTQVMISLISADKNIMPDCLAGLAASAALAVSDIPFNGPISEVRVAKIDGQLVINPTLSDLERATLEFIVAGSEFDVNMVEGECNEIQESEMVEAIKFAHAAIKHHCLIQRELTEETGKTVKRVYCHEHSNEDLKKAIYAATYDQVYAVASSASGKDERAAKFKEVRDTYIATLGEIDDITKSLAKKYYHDVEYDAIRNLVLDEGKRLDGRTTTQIRPIWSEVGYLPAAHGSAVFTRGETQSLTTVTLGAKDDEQMIDGAFINGYQKFLLHYNFPGFSTGEVRPNRGAGRREIGHGNLAMRSLKQVLPADDENPYTIRVVSDILESNGSSSMATVCAGTLALMDAGVKLKAPVSGIAMGLITNEMGTKYAILSDILGDEDHLGDMDFKVTGTENGIVACQMDLKINGLSYEVLAQALEQAKAGRLHILGEMKKTIEAPREDYKPHAPRIITLKIDKEFIGAVIGPGGKIIQEMQRETGATINIEEVGNFGVVQVFADNKAAIDAAVGRIKAIAMKPEVGEIYEGKVRSIMPFGAFIEIMPGKDGLLHISEIDHKRIETMDGVFEIGEIVKVKLLEVDKQGKLKLSRKVLLPRPEKPAPSAN; encoded by the coding sequence ATGAGTTTAAATGTAATTAAAAAGGTTATCGACCTGGGCGACGGACGCACCATCGAGATCGAGACCGGTAAACTGGCTAAACAAGCGCATGGCAGCGTAGTAGTAAAAATGGGCGACACCATGTTACTGGCTACCGTAGTATCATCGTTTGAAGCTAAAGAAGGCGTAGATTTCCTTCCGCTTTCTGTCGACTACCAGGAAAAATACGCCGCTACAGGCCGTATCCCCGGTGGTTTCTTACGCCGCGAGGCACGCTTATCAGACTATGAAGTATTAATTTCACGCCTGGTTGACCGCGCCCTGCGCCCTTTATTCCCTGAAGATTACCACGCTGATACCCAGGTGATGATCTCGTTGATCTCTGCTGATAAAAATATCATGCCTGATTGCCTTGCTGGTTTAGCAGCATCGGCAGCACTGGCTGTTTCTGATATCCCTTTCAACGGCCCTATCTCTGAAGTACGTGTAGCTAAGATCGACGGTCAGCTGGTGATCAACCCTACCCTGAGCGACCTTGAGCGCGCTACTTTAGAGTTTATCGTTGCCGGTTCGGAGTTTGACGTGAACATGGTTGAAGGTGAATGTAACGAGATACAGGAAAGCGAAATGGTGGAAGCCATTAAGTTTGCCCACGCCGCCATTAAGCACCATTGCTTAATTCAGCGTGAACTGACCGAAGAGACCGGCAAAACTGTAAAACGTGTTTACTGCCACGAGCACAGTAACGAAGACCTGAAGAAGGCCATCTACGCCGCTACTTACGATCAGGTTTATGCTGTTGCATCATCTGCATCGGGCAAAGACGAGCGTGCCGCTAAATTTAAAGAAGTGCGCGATACCTATATCGCTACTTTAGGCGAGATCGACGATATCACCAAATCATTAGCTAAAAAATACTACCACGATGTTGAGTATGATGCTATCCGTAACCTTGTGCTTGACGAAGGCAAACGTTTAGACGGCCGTACTACTACACAGATACGCCCTATCTGGAGCGAAGTTGGCTACCTGCCTGCTGCTCACGGTTCGGCTGTGTTTACCCGTGGCGAAACCCAATCGTTAACCACCGTTACCCTGGGTGCTAAAGATGATGAGCAAATGATAGACGGTGCCTTCATCAATGGCTACCAGAAATTCCTGCTGCACTATAACTTCCCTGGCTTTTCAACTGGTGAGGTTCGTCCTAACCGTGGTGCCGGCCGTCGCGAAATTGGCCACGGTAACCTGGCCATGCGTTCGTTAAAGCAAGTATTACCTGCCGACGACGAGAATCCATACACTATCCGTGTGGTATCTGATATCTTAGAATCTAATGGTTCATCATCAATGGCTACTGTTTGCGCTGGTACTTTAGCGCTGATGGATGCCGGTGTAAAACTGAAAGCGCCTGTATCAGGTATAGCCATGGGTTTGATCACCAACGAAATGGGCACCAAATACGCTATCCTTTCAGACATCCTTGGCGACGAGGACCACTTAGGTGATATGGACTTTAAAGTTACCGGTACCGAGAACGGTATCGTAGCCTGCCAAATGGACCTGAAGATCAACGGCCTATCGTACGAAGTTTTAGCCCAGGCCTTAGAACAAGCTAAAGCCGGCCGTTTACACATACTGGGCGAGATGAAGAAAACCATCGAAGCACCACGTGAAGACTACAAACCACACGCTCCGCGTATTATTACCCTTAAGATAGATAAAGAGTTCATCGGTGCTGTTATTGGCCCCGGTGGCAAGATCATCCAGGAGATGCAACGCGAAACCGGTGCTACCATCAACATTGAAGAGGTTGGTAACTTTGGTGTAGTGCAGGTATTTGCCGATAACAAAGCCGCTATCGACGCCGCTGTTGGCCGTATCAAAGCTATCGCCATGAAACCAGAGGTTGGCGAAATTTACGAAGGTAAAGTTCGTTCGATCATGCCTTTCGGTGCATTCATCGAGATCATGCCGGGTAAAGATGGTTTACTGCACATTTCAGAGATCGATCACAAACGCATTGAAACAATGGACGGCGTGTTCGAGATTGGCGAAATTGTTAAAGTAAAACTATTAGAAGTTGACAAGCAAGGTAAGCTGAAGCTTTCGCGCAAGGTATTATTGCCACGCCCGGAGAAGCCGGCACCATCTGCCAATTAA
- a CDS encoding adenylate/guanylate cyclase domain-containing protein: MAKILVVDDEADLELLVKQKFRRKIRENVYEFVFAQNGEEALQKVAEHPDLDIILSDINMPVMDGLTLLSRLPDANPMLKAVVVSAYGDMQNIRTAMNRGAFDFVCKPVDFDDLDLTMEKTIQHVRQLQQTIKAIKENDILKMYVDENVLNFMTHKEFESSLLKNEILEATVVFFDVVGFTAITEQVPANTVVNLLNSLFDKVVQEIIKQGGVIDKFMGDAVMAVFKGDYHLDRAIDAALAVKHNLSGVPAEQMGDKIYKPEISVGINTGEMVSGNIGSASLKRLDFTVIGDVVNTAQRLQSAAKPGQIVISEEVYQKAKESFKCELIGEVVLKNKVKPVVIYQVVE, translated from the coding sequence ATGGCAAAAATATTAGTTGTTGATGACGAGGCCGACCTGGAACTGCTGGTGAAGCAGAAGTTTCGCCGCAAGATAAGGGAGAACGTATACGAGTTTGTTTTCGCGCAGAATGGCGAGGAGGCACTGCAAAAGGTTGCCGAACATCCCGACCTGGATATCATCCTGAGCGATATCAATATGCCGGTGATGGATGGCCTTACCCTGCTCAGTCGCCTGCCCGATGCCAACCCCATGCTGAAAGCAGTGGTAGTATCGGCCTATGGCGATATGCAAAACATCCGCACGGCCATGAACCGCGGCGCCTTTGATTTTGTATGCAAGCCTGTAGACTTTGACGACCTTGACCTAACCATGGAGAAAACCATACAGCATGTAAGGCAATTGCAGCAAACCATTAAAGCCATTAAGGAGAACGATATCCTTAAAATGTATGTAGATGAGAACGTGCTAAACTTTATGACACACAAAGAGTTTGAAAGCAGCCTTCTCAAAAACGAAATACTGGAAGCCACCGTTGTGTTTTTTGATGTGGTAGGCTTTACCGCCATAACCGAACAGGTGCCTGCTAACACTGTGGTAAACCTGCTGAACAGCCTGTTTGATAAGGTAGTGCAGGAGATCATCAAACAGGGCGGCGTTATAGATAAATTTATGGGCGATGCCGTAATGGCTGTGTTTAAAGGCGATTACCACCTCGATCGCGCTATCGACGCGGCGCTTGCCGTAAAACACAACCTGAGCGGCGTACCGGCCGAACAAATGGGCGATAAAATCTATAAACCAGAGATCTCGGTAGGTATAAACACTGGCGAAATGGTATCGGGCAATATCGGTTCGGCATCGTTAAAGCGCCTGGATTTTACCGTGATAGGCGATGTGGTAAATACCGCGCAAAGGCTGCAATCAGCCGCCAAGCCGGGACAGATCGTAATATCTGAAGAGGTATATCAAAAAGCCAAAGAATCGTTTAAATGCGAATTGATTGGCGAGGTGGTGCTGAAGAATAAGGTCAAGCCTGTGGTGATATACCAGGTGGTGGAGTAA
- a CDS encoding response regulator: MKILVVDDEADVQPLFLQRFRKEIKNHEIDFDFALSGEEALAYLEEKHSEVVLILSDINMPGMSGIELLSKIRHDYDAPPPVVMMITAYGDEENHRQAMEKGANDFLTKPLDFGLLKEKLKHITI; encoded by the coding sequence ATGAAAATTTTAGTTGTAGACGACGAAGCAGACGTACAACCCTTATTTTTGCAACGCTTTCGCAAGGAGATAAAAAACCACGAGATCGATTTCGACTTCGCGCTTTCGGGCGAGGAGGCGCTGGCCTATTTAGAAGAGAAGCATAGCGAAGTGGTGCTCATCCTGTCGGATATCAACATGCCGGGCATGAGCGGGATAGAACTACTATCGAAAATTCGGCACGATTACGATGCGCCGCCGCCCGTTGTGATGATGATCACCGCTTACGGCGATGAAGAAAACCACCGCCAGGCAATGGAAAAAGGGGCTAACGACTTTTTAACCAAGCCGCTTGATTTTGGCTTACTGAAGGAAAAACTGAAACACATTACTATCTAA
- a CDS encoding sensor histidine kinase: MQFFYFLASFLLIFRLRKVLKFSPQYPKWRQQLSYSPWIVMGIFILTQRLPDDVTGLLGSLILLGILYYISKEPDFKSFGFYVQAHYPLVGVGILTSLTELIAPNFYDKYDTYFMFAILAAFAWIYARWVNSKKQQQELQMAAMRNNELDRLVGERTAELTKQKNELQETVKLLQATQAQLIQQEKLASLGELTAGIAHEIQNPLNFVKNFSEVSMELIDEMEEELNNGDKEEAIAIAGDLKQNLEKIIHHGNRADGIVKGMLQHSRASSDVKEDTNINTLADEYLRLAYHGLRAKDKSFNADLDTHYAPDLPLINIVPQDVGRVLLNLFTNAFYAIHKKKAAAGPDYKPTVSLTTSQADNNVIVVVKDNGTGIPDAIKDKIMQPFFTTKPTGEGTGLGLSLSYDIIVKGHGGKINIDSKEGEGSEFTIQLPLKA; encoded by the coding sequence ATGCAGTTTTTTTACTTTTTAGCGTCTTTTCTGCTCATCTTTCGCCTAAGAAAAGTACTGAAGTTCTCGCCGCAATATCCTAAATGGCGGCAGCAGCTCAGCTACTCGCCCTGGATAGTGATGGGGATCTTTATACTCACCCAAAGACTGCCCGATGATGTAACCGGTCTGCTGGGTAGCCTGATATTGCTGGGGATCTTATACTATATCAGTAAAGAACCCGACTTTAAATCTTTTGGGTTTTATGTGCAGGCGCATTACCCTTTGGTTGGCGTCGGTATCCTCACCAGCTTAACCGAACTGATTGCGCCCAATTTTTACGATAAGTACGATACTTACTTCATGTTCGCCATCCTGGCGGCCTTTGCCTGGATCTACGCCCGCTGGGTAAATTCAAAAAAGCAGCAGCAGGAACTGCAAATGGCTGCCATGCGCAATAACGAGCTGGACCGGCTGGTAGGCGAACGCACAGCCGAACTCACCAAACAAAAGAACGAACTACAGGAAACCGTAAAACTACTGCAAGCCACCCAGGCCCAACTGATCCAGCAGGAAAAGCTGGCATCGCTGGGTGAACTTACCGCCGGCATAGCCCACGAGATTCAAAACCCACTGAACTTTGTGAAGAACTTTAGCGAGGTGAGTATGGAGCTGATTGACGAGATGGAGGAAGAACTGAACAATGGCGACAAGGAAGAAGCCATTGCTATTGCCGGCGACCTGAAGCAGAACCTGGAGAAGATCATTCACCATGGCAATCGTGCCGACGGTATTGTGAAAGGTATGCTGCAGCATAGCCGCGCAAGCAGCGATGTAAAAGAAGACACCAATATCAACACCCTGGCGGATGAGTACCTGCGCCTGGCCTATCATGGCTTGCGGGCCAAGGATAAGTCGTTCAACGCCGACCTGGATACGCATTATGCCCCTGATCTGCCACTGATCAACATTGTACCACAGGATGTGGGCCGCGTGCTGCTTAACCTGTTCACCAATGCCTTTTATGCCATCCACAAAAAGAAGGCGGCGGCTGGCCCCGATTACAAGCCAACCGTATCCTTAACCACCAGCCAGGCCGATAACAATGTGATTGTTGTTGTAAAAGATAACGGCACCGGCATACCAGACGCTATTAAGGATAAAATTATGCAGCCCTTTTTCACTACCAAGCCAACCGGCGAGGGTACCGGACTGGGCCTGTCCTTAAGTTACGACATTATAGTTAAAGGCCACGGCGGCAAAATAAATATAGATAGTAAAGAGGGCGAGGGTTCTGAATTCACCATTCAACTCCCTTTAAAAGCCTGA
- a CDS encoding MFS transporter, with translation MIRQQTPQHRIWSIIAGSLGNLVEWYDWYAYSAFTLYFADAFFPSDNQVVQLLNTAGVFAIGFLMRPIGGWLMGTYADRKGRKAALTLSVLLMSLGSLMITVVPGYAQIGIAAPIVLVIARIIQGLSVGGEYGTSATYLSEMADKKHRGFYSSFQYVTLIMGQLLALGVLVLLQRVFLTQQQLQDWGWRIPFGIGAFLAITVMYLRRNLQESVEMSKPKQERGTISALRKHPRAVMAVIGLTLGGTVAFYTYTTYMQKFLVVTSGFSKNTATLISSFTLFVFMLSQPLFGALSDKIGRKPLLIGFGILGTLTTMPIMLALGKTNDFWTAFALLMAALVVVSGYTSINAIVKAELFPAHIRALGVGFPYAIAVSMFGGTAEYIALLFKNHHHQEWFYWYVTVCIAISLFVYCFMNDTRRHSKMED, from the coding sequence ATGATCCGTCAGCAAACCCCACAGCATCGTATATGGTCTATCATTGCCGGTTCGCTGGGCAATTTGGTGGAGTGGTACGATTGGTATGCCTACTCGGCTTTTACCCTCTACTTTGCCGACGCGTTTTTTCCGTCGGATAACCAGGTAGTACAATTGCTGAATACTGCCGGCGTGTTCGCAATCGGCTTCCTGATGCGCCCGATAGGCGGCTGGCTGATGGGTACTTATGCCGACCGTAAGGGCCGCAAGGCTGCCTTAACCCTATCGGTTTTACTGATGAGCTTGGGCTCGCTGATGATCACCGTTGTGCCGGGCTACGCGCAGATCGGTATCGCCGCCCCTATAGTATTGGTGATAGCCCGCATTATCCAGGGCCTGAGCGTTGGCGGCGAATACGGCACCAGCGCCACCTACCTTAGTGAAATGGCCGATAAAAAGCATCGTGGCTTTTATTCCAGCTTTCAGTACGTTACCTTAATTATGGGGCAGTTGCTGGCGTTGGGTGTCCTGGTGCTATTGCAGCGCGTGTTTTTAACCCAGCAGCAATTGCAGGATTGGGGCTGGCGCATCCCCTTCGGTATCGGCGCATTTCTGGCTATTACGGTGATGTACCTGCGCCGGAACTTGCAAGAATCGGTAGAGATGAGCAAGCCGAAGCAGGAGCGGGGTACCATCAGCGCGCTGCGCAAGCACCCACGGGCGGTGATGGCGGTTATCGGCCTTACGCTTGGTGGTACAGTGGCCTTTTATACGTATACCACTTATATGCAAAAGTTTTTGGTGGTAACATCGGGCTTTAGCAAAAATACCGCAACGCTCATCTCATCGTTCACGCTGTTTGTATTTATGTTGTCGCAGCCGCTATTCGGGGCGCTTTCGGATAAAATAGGCCGCAAGCCTTTATTAATAGGCTTCGGTATTTTAGGTACGCTGACTACCATGCCCATTATGCTGGCCCTGGGCAAAACCAACGATTTCTGGACCGCCTTCGCCTTGCTGATGGCAGCCCTGGTGGTAGTGAGCGGCTATACCAGTATCAACGCCATTGTAAAAGCCGAGCTTTTCCCCGCGCATATCCGCGCGCTGGGCGTAGGGTTCCCGTATGCCATAGCCGTTTCCATGTTTGGCGGCACGGCCGAATACATCGCCTTGCTGTTTAAAAATCACCATCACCAGGAGTGGTTTTACTGGTATGTAACGGTGTGTATCGCTATATCGCTGTTTGTGTATTGCTTTATGAATGATACGCGCCGGCATTCGAAAATGGAGGATTAG